A single window of Prochlorococcus marinus XMU1410 DNA harbors:
- the pdhA gene encoding pyruvate dehydrogenase (acetyl-transferring) E1 component subunit alpha → MLTNQNFVKVFFLETHVERISNLQDIKKAELDRETGLFLYEDMTLGRRFEDKCAEMYYRGKMFGFVHLYNGQEAISTGVIGAMRKKHDWFCSTYRDHVHALSAGVPSFEVMSELFGKATGCSKGRGGSMHLFSREHHLLGGYAFIGEGIPVALGAAFSSKYKKEVAGNSNSDAVTAAFFGDGTCNNGQFFECLNMAQLWKLPIIFVVENNKWAIGMAHDRATSNPEIWRKASAFGMHGEEVDGMDVLAVRGAAQRAIERARAGEGPTLLECLTYRYRGHSLADPDELRSEKEKEFWGKRDPIKKLAKEIIDGKFATEEELKIIEKKIDAEISESVKNAIEAPEPPSEELTKYIWAED, encoded by the coding sequence ATGTTAACAAATCAAAACTTCGTTAAGGTATTTTTCTTGGAAACACACGTAGAGAGAATCTCAAATCTTCAAGACATAAAAAAGGCTGAATTAGATCGAGAAACTGGATTATTTCTTTATGAAGACATGACGCTTGGTCGTAGGTTTGAAGATAAGTGTGCAGAAATGTATTACAGGGGAAAAATGTTTGGTTTCGTTCATTTATATAACGGTCAAGAGGCTATAAGCACCGGAGTAATTGGCGCCATGAGAAAGAAACATGATTGGTTTTGTAGTACTTATCGCGATCATGTTCATGCACTAAGTGCGGGGGTCCCCTCATTTGAAGTAATGAGTGAACTTTTTGGTAAAGCTACTGGGTGTAGCAAAGGCCGAGGTGGATCCATGCACTTATTTTCAAGAGAGCATCACTTACTCGGAGGATATGCATTTATTGGAGAGGGAATTCCAGTAGCCTTAGGGGCAGCTTTTTCAAGTAAATACAAAAAGGAAGTTGCTGGTAATAGTAATAGTGATGCAGTAACTGCAGCATTCTTTGGGGATGGAACTTGCAATAATGGGCAGTTTTTTGAATGTTTAAATATGGCCCAGTTATGGAAATTACCCATAATTTTTGTTGTTGAAAATAATAAATGGGCAATTGGTATGGCTCACGATAGAGCTACTAGTAATCCTGAAATCTGGAGAAAAGCGTCTGCTTTTGGTATGCACGGCGAGGAAGTTGATGGAATGGATGTATTAGCAGTTAGAGGAGCAGCGCAAAGAGCAATTGAGCGGGCTAGAGCAGGAGAAGGTCCCACACTTTTAGAATGTTTGACTTATAGATATAGAGGGCATTCACTTGCAGATCCAGATGAATTGAGGTCTGAAAAAGAGAAGGAGTTTTGGGGGAAAAGAGATCCTATTAAGAAATTAGCTAAAGAAATTATTGATGGTAAATTCGCTACGGAAGAAGAATTAAAAATTATTGAAAAGAAAATTGATGCAGAAATATCGGAGTCAGTTAAAAATGCTATTGAAGCTCCTGAACCTCCTTCAGAAGAATTAACCAAATATATTTGGGCAGAAGATTAG
- a CDS encoding IMS domain-containing protein, with product MELPLDHFRLIGVSPSATSEEILRAFQLRLDKTPDEGFTYEVLTQRSELLRLTADLLTDPESRREYENLLLNGNSGLDFSSNREVAGLILLWESGSPKEAFKITRKALQPPQTPALGSSREADLTLLAALTARDSAIQEQQLRSYSNAADFLHEGIQLLQRMGKLGDIRKELEEDLVALLPYRILDLLSRDLNDQESHKKGLSMLENLIIKRGGLEGNNKSEYKDYLNQQEFEVFFQQIKPFLTVQEQIDLFLELQKRGSLEAGFLAFLSLTAIGFSRRKPEKLFEARRILKKLNLSGLDSMPLVGCLDLLLADIDQASARFSSSSDENLRDWLNNYPGNKLEAICIFCKNWLENDVLVGYRDIETKEVDLDSWFEDREIQEFIEKLEKKSNKISIRSNLQNQQTEREFSTKTTEDFANLLGNIDERRLPWPGGIKQGYEKVENKEVVFNEEYFKKKPIEFYNFLIEKIAELKFSFGEFLKDKEIINRSPYLIYIYAFLILFAFGIGIGFLRNNFKKSIQDESIDEKPLIAKDKNQKLNEKDIIQEIKKNPSSKLNSISDKSTSIFSYEFKELNSASPSLEDIRNLINGWLLNKGNYLAGKGEINLSKIVSKGLIDRTIEERQNDIKKGIYKEINSQIRKIDLESQTSSRIVVLVELNYLERLVNNSGEFINETSLNPLKVKYILGFSNKSWKLVDFVSGL from the coding sequence TTGGAACTTCCTTTAGACCATTTTCGTTTAATTGGCGTAAGCCCTTCTGCAACTTCTGAGGAAATATTAAGGGCGTTTCAATTGCGGTTAGATAAAACACCTGATGAAGGTTTTACTTATGAAGTATTAACCCAAAGATCTGAGTTGCTCCGCCTCACTGCCGATCTACTTACAGACCCAGAAAGCAGAAGAGAGTATGAAAATTTGTTATTAAATGGGAATTCTGGATTGGATTTTTCCTCAAATAGAGAAGTAGCAGGATTAATACTTCTTTGGGAATCGGGTTCACCAAAGGAAGCGTTTAAAATCACGAGAAAAGCATTGCAGCCCCCACAAACTCCAGCTTTAGGAAGTAGTAGAGAAGCTGATTTAACATTATTGGCTGCTTTAACAGCTAGAGATTCTGCAATTCAAGAACAACAGCTTAGATCCTATTCAAACGCGGCCGACTTTTTACATGAAGGAATACAACTTCTACAAAGAATGGGAAAGCTTGGAGACATAAGAAAAGAACTTGAAGAAGACTTGGTTGCTTTGCTTCCTTACAGAATCCTAGATCTACTTAGTAGGGATCTAAATGATCAAGAGTCTCATAAAAAAGGCTTAAGTATGTTGGAAAATTTAATAATCAAAAGAGGTGGTTTAGAAGGTAATAATAAATCTGAATATAAAGATTATTTAAATCAGCAAGAGTTTGAAGTTTTTTTTCAACAAATTAAGCCTTTTTTGACAGTGCAAGAACAGATTGATTTGTTTCTTGAATTACAAAAAAGAGGATCATTAGAAGCAGGATTTTTAGCGTTTCTTTCCTTAACAGCTATTGGTTTCTCTAGAAGAAAGCCGGAAAAATTATTTGAAGCGAGGAGAATTTTAAAGAAACTAAATTTATCAGGTCTTGATTCAATGCCTCTAGTTGGTTGTTTAGATTTGCTTTTGGCTGATATTGACCAAGCCTCTGCAAGGTTTTCAAGTAGTTCTGATGAGAATTTACGAGATTGGCTTAATAATTATCCTGGAAATAAGTTAGAAGCGATATGTATTTTCTGTAAAAATTGGTTAGAGAATGATGTTTTAGTTGGGTATAGAGACATTGAAACAAAAGAGGTGGATTTAGATTCTTGGTTTGAAGATAGGGAAATTCAAGAATTTATTGAAAAATTAGAAAAGAAATCAAATAAAATTTCAATTAGATCAAATCTTCAAAACCAACAAACTGAGAGGGAATTCTCCACAAAAACGACTGAAGATTTTGCTAATTTATTGGGGAATATTGATGAAAGAAGATTACCTTGGCCTGGTGGCATAAAACAAGGCTATGAAAAGGTTGAGAACAAAGAAGTAGTATTCAATGAGGAATACTTTAAGAAAAAACCAATTGAGTTTTATAACTTTTTAATTGAAAAAATTGCTGAATTAAAGTTTAGTTTTGGGGAATTCTTAAAGGATAAAGAGATAATTAATCGGTCGCCGTATTTAATTTATATCTATGCGTTTTTGATCTTATTTGCATTTGGTATTGGCATTGGATTTTTAAGAAATAATTTTAAAAAATCAATTCAGGACGAATCTATTGATGAAAAACCTTTAATTGCAAAAGATAAAAATCAAAAGCTTAATGAGAAAGATATTATTCAAGAAATAAAAAAAAATCCTTCAAGTAAATTGAATTCTATTTCTGATAAATCTACTTCAATTTTTTCCTATGAATTCAAAGAACTTAATTCTGCTTCACCTTCTTTGGAAGATATAAGGAATTTAATTAATGGATGGCTTCTTAATAAAGGCAATTATTTAGCGGGAAAGGGTGAAATTAATCTTTCTAAAATTGTTAGTAAAGGTCTAATTGATCGAACAATCGAAGAAAGACAGAACGATATCAAGAAAGGAATTTATAAGGAGATTAATTCCCAAATACGTAAAATTGATTTGGAATCGCAAACTTCATCTAGGATAGTTGTATTAGTAGAGTTGAATTATTTAGAGAGGTTAGTAAATAATTCTGGAGAATTTATTAATGAAACATCTTTAAATCCCCTTAAAGTTAAATATATTTTGGGTTTTTCAAATAAATCGTGGAAATTGGTTGATTTCGTGAGCGGCTTGTAA
- a CDS encoding RpoD/SigA family RNA polymerase sigma factor codes for MVSSLPTQAEPPKRRSNDPISWYLQNIGRVPLLTPAEEIELGNQVQKMMILTEDGQLDEKTNEFTTQQKRTIKIGRRAKERMMKANLRLVVSVAKKYQGKGLELLDLVQEGSLGLERAVEKFDPTRGYKFSTYAFWWIRQSMTRAIACQSRTIRLPVHLSERLASIRKVSRDLAHKLGAMPSRIEIAEAMEIDVEELDSVLRQALSTSSLDAPVNGDDGRSFLGDLIADSNNEEPLDQVEQKMHQEQLGKWLSHLSEQEQHVLKLRFGLDANERHTLAEIGRLLEVSRERVRQVELKALRKLRNLTRKLPSGI; via the coding sequence ATGGTCTCATCATTACCTACACAAGCAGAACCACCCAAAAGGAGAAGTAATGATCCAATTAGTTGGTATTTGCAGAATATCGGTAGAGTTCCTTTATTAACACCTGCCGAAGAGATTGAATTGGGTAACCAAGTCCAAAAGATGATGATTCTTACAGAAGATGGACAATTAGATGAAAAAACTAATGAATTTACAACTCAGCAAAAAAGAACTATAAAAATTGGTCGAAGAGCTAAAGAAAGAATGATGAAAGCTAATTTAAGATTAGTCGTCAGTGTGGCAAAAAAATATCAAGGTAAAGGACTGGAACTTCTTGATTTAGTACAGGAAGGTTCTCTAGGGTTAGAGAGGGCTGTTGAAAAATTTGATCCGACAAGAGGATATAAGTTTTCTACTTATGCCTTTTGGTGGATTAGACAGAGTATGACAAGAGCAATTGCCTGTCAATCAAGAACCATTCGTTTACCTGTTCACTTAAGTGAAAGGTTAGCTTCTATAAGAAAAGTTAGTAGAGATCTGGCTCATAAGCTTGGTGCAATGCCAAGCAGAATTGAAATTGCAGAGGCAATGGAAATTGATGTTGAAGAATTGGATTCTGTTTTAAGACAAGCTTTATCGACAAGTAGTTTAGATGCTCCAGTAAATGGTGATGATGGCAGGAGCTTTTTAGGTGATTTAATTGCTGATAGTAATAATGAAGAGCCTTTAGATCAAGTTGAACAAAAAATGCATCAAGAGCAACTTGGTAAGTGGTTAAGTCATTTAAGCGAGCAAGAACAACATGTTCTCAAACTAAGGTTTGGACTTGATGCAAATGAGAGACATACTCTTGCAGAAATTGGAAGATTATTAGAAGTTTCTAGAGAAAGAGTAAGACAAGTTGAACTTAAGGCACTAAGAAAATTAAGGAATTTAACCAGAAAATTACCTAGCGGTATTTAA